From the genome of Phreatobacter cathodiphilus, one region includes:
- a CDS encoding outer membrane protein yields the protein MKKFLLASAAIAALATGAQAADLGAPRAPVAAAVYAPSFSWTGFYLGAHVGFGWGQARYTDFTGTFANGSTTANGVFGGIQGGYNWQMNQFVFGLEADVAASGMRRTYDLGGGDTYRASIPFLSSVRARAGFAADRALFYVTGGLGIATFQDRVFDASVPATFSASSTRAGYTLGAGVEYAFTPNWTAKVEYMYYGFGDRRNVITANDRVRTDIHTVKLGINYLFSTGPSAVVARY from the coding sequence ATGAAGAAATTCCTCCTTGCGAGCGCCGCTATCGCCGCTCTCGCCACCGGCGCCCAGGCCGCCGACCTCGGTGCCCCGCGCGCTCCGGTCGCCGCCGCCGTCTACGCCCCGTCCTTCTCCTGGACCGGCTTCTACCTCGGCGCCCACGTCGGCTTCGGCTGGGGCCAGGCCCGCTACACCGACTTCACGGGCACCTTCGCCAACGGCAGCACGACCGCCAACGGCGTGTTCGGCGGCATCCAGGGTGGCTACAACTGGCAGATGAACCAGTTCGTCTTCGGTCTCGAGGCCGACGTCGCCGCCAGCGGCATGCGTCGTACCTACGACCTCGGCGGCGGTGACACCTACCGTGCTTCGATCCCGTTCCTGTCGTCGGTTCGTGCCCGCGCCGGCTTCGCCGCCGACCGCGCCCTGTTCTACGTCACGGGCGGTCTCGGCATCGCGACCTTCCAGGACCGCGTGTTCGACGCGTCGGTGCCTGCGACGTTCTCGGCGTCTTCCACGCGCGCTGGCTACACCCTCGGTGCCGGCGTCGAGTACGCCTTCACCCCGAACTGGACCGCCAAGGTCGAGTACATGTACTACGGCTTCGGCGATCGCCGGAACGTGATCACGGCCAACGACCGTGTCCGCACCGACATCCACACGGTGAAGCTCGGCATCAACTACCTGTTCTCGACCGGCCCGTCGGCTGTCGTCGCTCGCTACTGA
- a CDS encoding sulfite exporter TauE/SafE family protein, with protein sequence MMELVRRARGGARQSDDMISDPFFYVVAVPAVILYGLSKGGFGGVAILSMPLLSLAISPIQAAAIMLPVLMVQDVVTVWSYRRTWDRATLIHLAPGALVGILAGYLFAAQVSEPAVRIIVGVIAVAFCLDRWLRPHPAGGARPQNWLSGTLLGTLSGYTSFVIHVGGPPFNMYALARGLPRDVFVGTAGLFFAAVNLVKVAPFVALGQLTPGNLATAATLFPLAVLANMGGIWLVRRMPTGLFYRIIYILTFVVGCVLLAGGVRAVL encoded by the coding sequence ATGATGGAGCTCGTCCGCCGCGCCCGCGGCGGCGCCAGGCAGTCGGACGACATGATCAGCGATCCCTTCTTCTACGTCGTCGCCGTGCCGGCGGTCATTCTTTACGGCCTGTCGAAGGGCGGGTTCGGCGGCGTCGCCATCCTCTCCATGCCGCTGCTGTCGCTGGCGATCTCGCCAATCCAGGCCGCCGCCATCATGCTGCCGGTGCTGATGGTCCAAGACGTGGTGACCGTCTGGAGCTACCGGCGCACCTGGGACCGGGCGACGCTCATCCATCTCGCCCCGGGAGCGCTCGTCGGTATCCTCGCCGGCTATCTCTTCGCCGCGCAGGTTTCGGAGCCGGCGGTCCGCATCATCGTCGGGGTGATCGCGGTGGCCTTCTGCCTCGACCGCTGGCTGCGGCCTCACCCCGCCGGCGGCGCCAGGCCGCAGAACTGGCTCTCGGGGACCCTGCTCGGCACGCTGAGCGGCTATACGAGCTTCGTGATCCATGTGGGCGGCCCGCCCTTCAACATGTATGCCCTGGCCCGCGGCCTGCCCCGCGACGTCTTCGTCGGGACGGCCGGCCTGTTCTTCGCCGCGGTGAACCTCGTCAAGGTCGCGCCCTTCGTGGCGCTGGGCCAGCTCACGCCCGGCAACCTCGCCACGGCGGCAACCCTGTTCCCGCTGGCCGTGCTCGCCAATATGGGCGGGATCTGGCTGGTCCGGCGGATGCCGACCGGGCTGTTCTACCGGATCATCTATATCCTCACCTTCGTCGTCGGCTGCGTGCTGCTCGCCGGCGGGGTGAGGGCGGTGCTCTAA
- a CDS encoding CheR family methyltransferase, with protein MTPLDYDFLRGFLKSRSGLVLSNDKQYLIESRLMPIVRKHGMTGIGDLVQKLKAPGAESLAAKVTEAMTTNESFFFRDKTPFDHFKEVMLPAMLKARAAKRHVRIWCAAASTGQEPYSLAMILKEMGAQVAGWRFEIIGTDLSGEVLERAKAGVYSQFEVQRGLPIQMLLKYFVQNGDQWTISPEIRSMVHYRTLNLLNDFSALGQFDIVYCRNVLIYFDQPTKIDVLNRTARITAPDGYLLLGAAETVVGLTDSFKPIADRRGLYAPAVKAPAAAPAAAGKVFAVAGGRPV; from the coding sequence GTGACCCCGCTCGATTACGACTTCCTGCGTGGCTTCCTGAAGAGCCGGTCGGGCCTGGTCCTGTCCAACGACAAGCAATATCTGATCGAGAGCCGGCTGATGCCGATCGTGCGCAAGCACGGGATGACCGGAATCGGCGACCTCGTCCAGAAGCTCAAGGCGCCCGGCGCCGAGTCGCTGGCAGCCAAGGTCACCGAGGCGATGACCACCAACGAGAGCTTCTTCTTCCGCGACAAGACCCCCTTCGATCATTTCAAGGAGGTCATGCTGCCGGCCATGCTGAAGGCACGCGCCGCCAAGCGCCACGTGCGCATCTGGTGCGCCGCCGCCTCGACCGGCCAGGAGCCCTATTCGCTGGCGATGATCCTCAAGGAGATGGGCGCGCAGGTCGCCGGCTGGCGGTTCGAGATCATCGGCACCGACCTCTCGGGTGAGGTGCTGGAGCGCGCCAAGGCCGGCGTCTACAGCCAGTTCGAGGTGCAGCGCGGTCTGCCGATCCAGATGCTGCTGAAGTATTTCGTCCAGAACGGCGACCAGTGGACCATCTCGCCGGAGATCCGGTCGATGGTGCACTACCGGACGCTGAACCTCTTGAACGACTTTTCGGCGCTCGGGCAGTTCGACATCGTCTATTGCCGCAACGTGCTGATCTATTTCGACCAGCCGACCAAGATCGACGTGCTGAACCGCACCGCGCGCATCACCGCACCGGACGGCTACCTGCTCCTCGGTGCGGCGGAGACGGTGGTGGGCCTCACCGACTCGTTCAAGCCCATCGCCGACCGTCGCGGTCTCTACGCGCCGGCGGTCAAGGCTCCCGCGGCGGCCCCGGCGGCGGCCGGCAAGGTTTTCGCGGTGGCGGGCGGCCGGCCGGTCTGA
- a CDS encoding protein-glutamate methylesterase/protein-glutamine glutaminase has product MSLASFKAAPGGAVPTASDPIKVMVVDDAVVVRGLVGRWIADESDMTLVASHRSGREAVADIAKKSPDVVILDIEMPDMDGLTALPLIIAEKRDVMVLMASTLTRRNAEISLKCLSLGAADYVPKPETNAGVTTSPAFKREILDKVRALGRRRKIAGKVFRAASSGGSAPAAPGRVAAPSIAPQSIGFNEPNFKLRPFGTTIPKVLTIGSSTGGPQALTTVLKALGSFLDRVPVLITQHMPPTFTTILAEHASKASGRPAAEGRDGEPVLAGRIYVAPGGKHMVVKKTGGTTVIHLEDGPPVNFCKPAVDPLFTSVAQAWGAQTFACVLTGMGHDGAHGAGDIVAAGGSVIAQDEATSVVWGMPGAVAQGGHASAVLPIDQIAPKIMRVFSGDRS; this is encoded by the coding sequence ATGAGTCTCGCGTCATTCAAGGCAGCCCCAGGAGGGGCGGTGCCCACTGCCAGCGACCCCATCAAGGTGATGGTGGTCGACGATGCGGTCGTCGTCCGCGGCCTGGTCGGTCGCTGGATCGCCGACGAGAGCGACATGACGCTCGTCGCCTCGCACCGCTCCGGGCGTGAGGCCGTCGCCGACATCGCGAAGAAAAGCCCCGACGTCGTCATCCTCGACATCGAGATGCCGGACATGGACGGCCTGACGGCGCTGCCGCTGATCATCGCGGAGAAGCGCGACGTCATGGTGCTGATGGCCTCGACGCTGACGCGCCGCAACGCCGAGATCTCGCTGAAGTGTCTCTCCCTCGGTGCCGCCGACTACGTGCCGAAGCCTGAGACCAATGCCGGCGTCACCACCTCGCCGGCCTTCAAGCGCGAGATCCTGGACAAGGTCCGCGCCCTCGGCCGCCGCCGCAAGATTGCCGGCAAGGTGTTTCGCGCCGCTTCCTCGGGGGGCAGCGCTCCGGCGGCGCCTGGCCGCGTCGCCGCGCCTTCCATCGCCCCGCAGTCGATCGGCTTCAACGAGCCGAACTTCAAGCTGCGGCCTTTCGGCACGACCATCCCGAAGGTGCTCACCATCGGGTCCTCGACCGGCGGGCCCCAGGCGCTGACGACCGTGCTCAAGGCGCTCGGCTCCTTCCTCGACCGCGTGCCCGTGCTCATCACCCAGCACATGCCGCCGACCTTCACCACCATCCTCGCCGAACATGCCTCCAAGGCCTCGGGGCGCCCCGCCGCCGAGGGGCGCGACGGCGAGCCGGTCCTGGCCGGCCGCATCTATGTGGCGCCGGGCGGCAAGCACATGGTGGTCAAGAAGACCGGCGGCACCACCGTCATCCATCTGGAGGACGGTCCGCCCGTCAATTTCTGCAAGCCGGCGGTGGACCCGCTGTTCACCTCGGTGGCCCAGGCCTGGGGTGCCCAGACCTTCGCCTGCGTGCTGACCGGCATGGGCCATGACGGCGCGCACGGCGCCGGCGACATCGTCGCCGCCGGCGGCAGCGTCATCGCCCAGGACGAGGCGACGAGCGTCGTGTGGGGCATGCCGGGAGCGGTCGCCCAGGGCGGCCATGCCTCGGCGGTGCTGCCGATCGACCAGATCGCCCCGAAGATCATGCGTGTTTTCTCCGGAGACCGGTCGTGA
- a CDS encoding response regulator, translated as MKTCLVVDDSSVIRKVARRILEGLGFAIEEAEDGQKALEFCYGTMPEAILLDWNMPVMDGYEFLRELRKLPGGQAPKVVFCTTENDVAHIARAMHAGANEYIMKPFDKDIVEAKFAEVGLI; from the coding sequence ATGAAAACCTGCCTCGTGGTCGACGACAGCTCGGTGATCCGCAAGGTCGCCCGGCGCATCCTGGAAGGCCTCGGCTTCGCCATCGAGGAGGCCGAAGACGGGCAGAAGGCGCTGGAATTCTGCTACGGCACCATGCCGGAGGCGATCCTCCTGGACTGGAACATGCCGGTCATGGACGGCTACGAGTTCCTCAGGGAGCTGCGCAAACTGCCCGGCGGGCAGGCGCCGAAGGTGGTCTTCTGCACCACCGAGAACGACGTTGCCCATATCGCCCGGGCGATGCATGCGGGGGCGAACGAATACATCATGAAGCCCTTCGACAAGGACATCGTCGAAGCCAAGTTCGCCGAAGTCGGCCTGATCTGA
- a CDS encoding chemotaxis protein CheW: protein MQTTSDDVTEYVTVLIGGQLFGLPISRVQDVFMPDRLTRVPLSHPDIAGVLNLRGRIVTAIDMRIRLGLAREKDAKPAMAVGIESRGESYGLLIDSVGEVLKLSPESREQNPINLDPRWSRVSAGVHRLDGQLMVILDVDSVLAMGGEQMAA from the coding sequence ATGCAGACCACCAGCGACGACGTCACGGAATATGTGACCGTGCTGATCGGCGGCCAGTTGTTCGGCCTGCCCATCTCCCGCGTGCAGGACGTGTTCATGCCGGACCGGCTGACGCGCGTGCCGCTGTCCCACCCGGACATTGCCGGCGTGCTCAACCTGCGCGGCCGCATCGTCACCGCCATCGACATGCGCATCCGCCTCGGCCTGGCGCGCGAGAAGGACGCCAAGCCCGCCATGGCTGTCGGTATCGAGTCGCGCGGCGAGAGCTACGGGCTGCTGATCGACTCGGTCGGCGAAGTGCTCAAACTCTCGCCCGAGAGCCGCGAGCAGAACCCGATCAACCTCGACCCTCGTTGGTCCCGCGTGTCGGCCGGCGTTCATCGCCTGGACGGCCAGCTGATGGTCATTCTCGACGTCGATTCCGTGCTCGCCATGGGCGGCGAGCAGATGGCTGCCTGA
- a CDS encoding chemotaxis protein CheW has protein sequence MDDLLREFLTETNESLDVVDVELVRFEQDPNNAAILGNIFRLVHTIKGTCGFLGLPRLEALAHAAETLMGKYRDGAPVTQQGVTLILFTIDRLKEILGDLEGAGAEPEGDDGDLISQLEAMSMAAETAPAAQKAPEPAPAPAPAASGQTLERALRPGEVSLDELERAFRETEAEVAAAPLPEVAAPPVAPEPAKVEVKKPAARAAKPAAAAGEEDGEGVKGQQTLRVNVDTLEQLMTMVSELVLTRNQLLEIVRRHEDSEFKVPLQRLSNVTAELQDGVMKTRMQPIGNAWQKLPRIVRDLGNELGKQIDLEMHGAETELDRQVLDLIKDPLTHMVRNSADHGLEPTEQRRLAGKPEKGTIKLSAYHEGGHIVIAISDDGRGLNTDRIRKKIIEQNLASEAELEKMTEAQIHKYIFAPGFSTAAAVTSVSGRGVGMDVVRTNIDQIGGTIDLKSVPGEGTTVTIKIPLTLAIVSALIVESAGDRFAIPQLSVIELVRAQQNSEHRIERIKDTPVLRLRNKLLPLVHLRQLLGIAGGEPLDETAGFIVVTQVGSQTFGIVVDQVFHTEEIVVKPMSSKLRHITMFSGTTILGDGSVIMIIDPNGIASAIGTDVSAATNETEADARRGNERQLISMLVFRAGSREQKAVPLSLVTRLEEVAVDKIEQAHGRHLVQYRGALMPLVSVSGYMELKTEGSQPLLVFSDSGRSMGLVVDEIVDIVEDALNIEVSADVPGLLGSAVIKGQATEILDIGHYLPLAFEDWFKRKEMRIEALTRKLLFVDDSPFFRNMLTPVLKAAGYDVVTAAGGSEGLDILKNGDKFDVVVSDIEMPEMNGFEFAEAMRSDKRFASTPVIALSSLTNPAAIERARVAGFHDYVAKFDRQGLIAALKETSNEIAQAA, from the coding sequence ATGGATGACTTGCTGCGCGAATTCCTGACGGAAACCAACGAGAGCCTCGATGTGGTGGACGTCGAGCTTGTCCGGTTCGAGCAGGACCCGAACAACGCCGCTATCCTCGGCAACATCTTCCGCCTCGTCCATACCATCAAGGGAACCTGCGGATTCCTGGGTCTTCCCCGTCTGGAAGCGCTCGCCCACGCCGCCGAGACCCTCATGGGCAAGTACCGTGACGGCGCCCCGGTGACCCAGCAGGGCGTCACCCTCATCCTCTTCACCATCGACCGCCTGAAGGAGATCCTCGGCGATCTCGAAGGCGCCGGCGCCGAGCCTGAAGGCGACGACGGCGACCTGATCTCCCAGCTCGAAGCCATGTCGATGGCCGCCGAGACCGCCCCCGCCGCCCAGAAGGCGCCGGAGCCGGCGCCCGCCCCAGCCCCCGCCGCCTCGGGCCAGACGCTGGAGCGCGCCCTGAGGCCGGGCGAGGTGTCCCTGGACGAGCTGGAGCGCGCCTTCCGCGAGACCGAGGCCGAAGTGGCGGCCGCGCCGCTGCCCGAGGTCGCCGCCCCGCCCGTCGCTCCCGAGCCGGCCAAGGTCGAGGTCAAGAAGCCGGCGGCCCGCGCCGCCAAGCCGGCCGCCGCCGCCGGCGAGGAAGACGGCGAGGGCGTCAAGGGCCAGCAGACGCTGCGCGTCAACGTCGACACGCTCGAGCAGTTGATGACCATGGTCTCGGAACTGGTGCTGACGCGCAACCAGCTCCTCGAGATCGTCCGCCGCCACGAGGATTCCGAGTTCAAGGTGCCGCTGCAGCGGCTCTCCAACGTCACCGCCGAGCTGCAGGACGGGGTGATGAAGACCCGCATGCAGCCGATCGGCAATGCCTGGCAGAAGCTGCCGCGCATCGTCCGCGACCTCGGCAACGAACTCGGCAAGCAGATCGACCTGGAGATGCACGGCGCCGAGACCGAACTCGACCGCCAGGTGCTCGACCTGATCAAGGATCCGCTCACCCACATGGTGCGCAACTCCGCCGATCACGGCTTGGAGCCGACCGAGCAGCGCCGCCTTGCCGGCAAGCCGGAGAAGGGCACGATCAAGCTCTCCGCCTATCACGAGGGCGGCCACATCGTCATCGCCATCTCCGATGACGGCCGCGGCCTCAACACCGACCGCATCCGCAAGAAGATCATCGAGCAGAACCTCGCCAGCGAGGCCGAGCTCGAGAAGATGACGGAAGCGCAGATCCACAAGTACATCTTCGCGCCCGGCTTCTCGACCGCTGCTGCCGTGACCTCGGTCTCCGGCCGCGGCGTGGGCATGGACGTGGTCCGCACCAACATCGATCAGATCGGCGGCACCATCGACCTGAAGTCGGTGCCCGGCGAGGGCACGACCGTCACCATCAAGATCCCGCTGACGCTCGCCATCGTCTCGGCGCTGATCGTCGAGAGCGCCGGCGACCGCTTCGCCATCCCGCAGCTCTCGGTCATCGAGCTCGTCCGCGCCCAGCAGAACTCGGAGCATCGGATCGAGCGGATCAAGGACACCCCGGTCCTGCGCCTGCGCAACAAGCTGCTGCCGCTCGTCCACCTGCGCCAGCTCCTCGGCATCGCCGGCGGCGAGCCGCTGGACGAGACGGCCGGCTTCATCGTCGTCACCCAGGTCGGCAGCCAGACCTTCGGCATCGTGGTGGACCAGGTGTTCCACACCGAGGAAATCGTCGTGAAGCCGATGTCGTCGAAGCTGCGGCACATCACCATGTTCTCCGGCACGACCATCCTCGGCGACGGCTCGGTGATCATGATCATCGACCCCAACGGCATCGCCTCGGCCATCGGCACCGACGTGTCGGCCGCCACCAACGAGACCGAGGCCGACGCCCGCCGCGGCAACGAGCGCCAGCTCATCTCCATGCTGGTCTTCCGCGCCGGCTCGCGCGAGCAGAAGGCCGTTCCGCTCTCCCTCGTCACCCGCCTTGAAGAGGTGGCGGTGGACAAGATCGAGCAGGCTCACGGCCGACACCTCGTCCAGTACCGCGGCGCCCTCATGCCGCTGGTTTCGGTGTCGGGCTACATGGAGCTCAAGACCGAGGGCAGCCAGCCTCTCCTGGTCTTCTCCGACTCCGGCCGCTCCATGGGCCTCGTCGTCGACGAGATCGTCGACATCGTCGAGGACGCCCTCAACATCGAAGTCTCGGCCGACGTTCCGGGCCTGCTCGGCTCGGCGGTCATCAAGGGCCAGGCGACGGAAATCCTCGACATCGGCCACTACCTGCCGCTGGCCTTCGAGGACTGGTTCAAGCGCAAGGAGATGCGCATCGAGGCGCTGACCCGCAAGCTGCTTTTCGTCGACGACTCTCCCTTCTTCCGCAACATGCTCACGCCCGTCCTGAAGGCGGCCGGCTACGACGTGGTCACTGCGGCGGGGGGCTCGGAAGGGCTCGACATCCTGAAGAACGGCGACAAGTTCGACGTCGTCGTCTCGGACATCGAAATGCCGGAGATGAACGGCTTCGAGTTCGCCGAGGCCATGCGCTCGGACAAGCGCTTCGCCTCCACCCCCGTCATCGCGCTGTCGTCGCTCACCAACCCGGCCGCCATCGAGCGGGCGCGGGTGGCCGGCTTCCACGACTATGTCGCCAAATTCGACCGTCAGGGCCTCATCGCGGCGCTGAAGGAAACCTCCAACGAAATCGCCCAGGCGGCGTAA
- the chpT gene encoding histidine phosphotransferase ChpT, whose product MADAARSPISLEGLDLAALVASRVCHDVISPVGAIVNGLELMEDGADQATTELALDLIRKSAKTASARLQFCRIAFGAAGSAGSAIDTRDAHQVATNFLNDDRTSIDWHIPPAFLPKNRVKLLLNLLMLAAGAIPRGGVIKVEMTGEGDTAGFAILVTGLNARVPPHAAELLAGIPANEQGTIDAHAIQPYYAGLLARAAGMTVRIEKVEDRVEISAS is encoded by the coding sequence ATGGCCGATGCAGCACGCAGCCCGATCTCGCTCGAAGGGCTCGACCTCGCCGCCCTGGTGGCGAGCCGCGTCTGCCACGACGTCATCTCGCCGGTGGGCGCCATCGTCAACGGCCTCGAACTGATGGAGGACGGGGCCGACCAGGCGACGACGGAACTCGCCCTCGACCTCATCCGCAAGAGCGCCAAGACCGCCTCGGCCCGCCTGCAGTTCTGCCGTATCGCCTTCGGCGCGGCGGGTTCGGCGGGGTCGGCCATCGACACGCGCGACGCCCACCAGGTGGCGACGAACTTCCTCAACGACGACCGCACCAGCATCGACTGGCACATCCCCCCGGCCTTCCTGCCGAAGAACCGGGTGAAGCTGTTGCTCAACCTGCTGATGCTGGCGGCCGGGGCCATTCCGCGCGGCGGCGTGATCAAGGTGGAGATGACGGGCGAGGGCGACACCGCCGGCTTCGCCATCCTCGTCACCGGCCTCAACGCGCGCGTGCCCCCGCATGCCGCCGAGCTGCTCGCCGGCATCCCCGCCAACGAGCAGGGCACCATCGACGCCCATGCGATCCAACCCTATTACGCCGGTCTCCTGGCCCGTGCCGCGGGCATGACGGTGCGTATCGAAAAGGTCGAGGACCGGGTCGAGATCAGCGCCTCCTGA
- a CDS encoding DUF1013 domain-containing protein encodes MTQLLMPKATAVWLVDNTALSFEQIAAFCTLHPLEVKAIADGEAAQGIKGADPIITGQLTREEIAKAEKDPAYRLKLAPPKVKLPEVKSKKGPRYTPVSRRQDRPNAILWLVRNHPELKDAAIMRLVGTTKPTIAAIRDRTHWNSQTLTPMDPVTLGLCSQIDLDFEVNRAAKERGPVDTTPEQTLLPADQTTSAPAKYDPFERDEAPKREERYDAEKVFANLKSLRDDDDEG; translated from the coding sequence ATGACCCAGCTTCTCATGCCCAAGGCGACAGCCGTCTGGCTCGTCGACAACACCGCGCTGTCCTTCGAGCAGATCGCCGCCTTCTGCACCCTGCATCCGCTCGAGGTGAAGGCGATCGCCGACGGCGAGGCCGCCCAGGGCATCAAGGGTGCCGATCCCATCATCACGGGACAGCTGACCCGCGAGGAGATCGCCAAGGCGGAGAAGGATCCGGCCTATCGCCTGAAGCTCGCCCCGCCCAAGGTGAAGCTGCCGGAGGTCAAGTCGAAGAAGGGCCCGCGCTACACGCCGGTGTCGCGCCGCCAGGACCGTCCGAACGCCATCCTCTGGCTGGTGCGCAACCATCCCGAGCTGAAGGACGCGGCCATCATGCGCCTCGTCGGCACCACCAAGCCGACCATCGCCGCGATCCGCGACCGCACCCACTGGAACTCGCAGACGCTGACTCCGATGGACCCGGTGACGCTGGGCCTGTGCTCGCAGATCGACCTCGACTTCGAGGTCAACCGTGCCGCCAAGGAGCGCGGCCCTGTCGACACCACGCCCGAGCAGACCCTGCTGCCCGCCGACCAGACGACGTCGGCGCCGGCCAAGTACGATCCCTTCGAGCGTGACGAGGCGCCCAAGCGCGAGGAGCGCTACGACGCCGAGAAGGTCTTCGCGAACCTCAAGTCCCTGCGCGACGACGACGACGAGGGCTGA
- the rpsU gene encoding 30S ribosomal protein S21, giving the protein MQVLVRDNNVDQALKALKKKMQREGIFREMKLRGHYEKPSEKKAREKAEAVRRARKLARKKAQREGLIPAKPVKVRAAAGAR; this is encoded by the coding sequence GTGCAGGTTCTTGTTCGCGACAACAATGTCGATCAGGCGCTCAAGGCGCTCAAGAAGAAGATGCAGCGTGAAGGCATCTTCCGCGAGATGAAGCTGCGCGGCCACTACGAGAAGCCGTCCGAGAAGAAGGCGCGCGAGAAGGCCGAGGCCGTGCGCCGCGCCCGCAAGCTCGCCCGCAAGAAGGCCCAGCGCGAGGGTCTGATCCCCGCCAAGCCGGTGAAGGTCCGCGCCGCCGCCGGCGCCCGCTGA
- a CDS encoding tetratricopeptide repeat protein: MTRSAHATAHLPRLLVLAAGLALGGCSSTGGVTSVGSQTGGDDVESSYIGSTANLASLGDVVQRNPNDPQAFNMRGTVLARTGRRAEALADFSRAIQIDPNYAQALSNRALVHRQSGRADLALADYNRAIAADANYAAAYIGRGNVYRTQNRHAEALADYNRAIQINGSNAQAYHNRALVWAAQGNHRQAVEDFTTALGLAPNNAEPYYGRGLSYLALNENKLALDDFNEAVQFDQRNPDLWVARGQALERTGDTERALGSYTKAISVEENHPGAREGFARLGGRAGQTYRLFN; encoded by the coding sequence ATGACACGTTCGGCCCACGCGACGGCCCACCTTCCGCGGCTCCTCGTTCTCGCCGCGGGCCTTGCCCTCGGCGGCTGCAGCTCGACCGGTGGCGTCACCTCCGTCGGTTCTCAGACCGGCGGTGACGACGTGGAGTCGAGCTATATCGGCTCGACCGCCAACCTCGCCTCGCTGGGCGACGTGGTGCAGCGCAACCCCAACGATCCCCAGGCCTTCAACATGCGCGGCACGGTCCTCGCCCGCACCGGCCGCCGGGCCGAGGCGCTGGCCGACTTCTCGCGCGCCATCCAGATCGATCCGAACTACGCCCAGGCGCTGTCCAACCGCGCCCTCGTCCATCGCCAGAGCGGCCGCGCCGACCTCGCCCTCGCCGACTACAACCGGGCGATCGCCGCGGACGCCAACTACGCCGCCGCCTATATCGGCCGCGGCAACGTCTACCGGACGCAGAACCGCCACGCCGAGGCGCTGGCGGACTACAACCGCGCCATCCAGATCAACGGATCCAACGCGCAGGCCTATCACAACCGCGCCCTGGTCTGGGCGGCGCAGGGCAACCACCGCCAGGCGGTGGAGGACTTCACCACGGCCCTCGGCCTCGCCCCCAACAATGCCGAGCCCTATTACGGCCGCGGCCTGAGCTATCTCGCCCTGAACGAGAACAAGCTCGCCCTCGACGATTTCAACGAGGCGGTGCAGTTCGACCAGCGCAATCCCGACCTCTGGGTCGCCCGCGGCCAGGCGCTGGAGCGCACCGGCGACACCGAGCGGGCCCTCGGCTCCTACACCAAGGCGATCAGCGTCGAGGAGAACCATCCCGGCGCCCGCGAGGGCTTCGCCCGCCTCGGCGGTCGCGCCGGACAGACCTACCGCCTGTTCAACTGA
- a CDS encoding GNAT family N-acetyltransferase, with protein MSIAIRPYAPADRQAVIGLVHQLNLFEDGISADRARDLKAAEACLESDLRRVGRDGGALMVALDGAEPVGMMCFVLEPPQPYLRADLGRVGWVTELVVDERYRGQGIGTALLEEAQRLARGHGVRRLMIGAIVGNTIARKAYERFGFRPAVMELAKDLE; from the coding sequence ATGAGCATCGCCATCCGCCCCTATGCGCCCGCCGACCGCCAGGCGGTGATCGGCCTCGTGCATCAACTCAACCTCTTCGAGGACGGCATCTCGGCCGACCGGGCGCGCGATCTCAAGGCGGCGGAGGCCTGTCTGGAGAGCGACCTCAGGCGTGTGGGACGCGACGGGGGGGCGCTGATGGTGGCGCTCGACGGGGCGGAGCCGGTGGGGATGATGTGCTTCGTGCTGGAGCCGCCGCAGCCTTATCTCCGGGCCGATCTCGGCCGGGTCGGCTGGGTGACGGAACTCGTCGTCGACGAGCGATACCGGGGGCAGGGGATCGGCACGGCCCTGCTCGAGGAGGCCCAGCGGCTCGCCCGCGGCCACGGCGTCAGGCGGCTGATGATCGGCGCCATCGTCGGCAACACGATCGCGCGCAAGGCCTATGAGCGTTTCGGGTTCCGGCCGGCGGTGATGGAGCTGGCGAAGGACCTGGAATGA
- a CDS encoding DUF3303 domain-containing protein yields the protein MLFMVIERFAGCDPVPVYRRVRDSGRSLPEGLIYVGSWIEPNFDRCFQLMQCDDLRLLQEWVLSWRGSGITFEIVPVVSSDETRAVVAPHLDGAVP from the coding sequence ATGCTCTTCATGGTCATCGAGCGCTTCGCCGGCTGCGATCCGGTCCCGGTCTACCGGCGGGTGCGCGACAGCGGGCGTTCGCTGCCCGAAGGGCTCATCTATGTGGGGAGCTGGATCGAACCGAACTTCGACCGCTGCTTCCAGCTCATGCAATGCGACGACCTGCGCCTGCTGCAGGAATGGGTGCTGTCCTGGCGCGGTTCCGGCATCACTTTCGAGATCGTTCCGGTGGTGTCGAGCGACGAGACCCGCGCGGTCGTCGCGCCCCACCTCGACGGCGCCGTTCCATGA